A section of the Schistosoma haematobium chromosome ZW, whole genome shotgun sequence genome encodes:
- a CDS encoding hypothetical protein (EggNog:ENOG410VIF1~COG:S), producing the protein MKELNEQGLRRRKSIKNLKLSHPNSTDHIKPLHYNDNNKMYNKLSQRYISYIDKTPLTHHTKSDSRMINIIEISIICGVFLTGYFVYHYSDRMYIPIMKFYAHLGIKEAQNRLSQHLLYHANTKEQYEEAIYWLKISAIQNKNPIASYNYVIAHFKEHTTESNLTTNQVNDLLVHALNNGVPEAQHLLNHCSKLENLAKLKNIVLSEESGDEYEEIADYLI; encoded by the exons ATGAAAGAATTAAATGAACAAGGATTACGTAGACGTAAGTCGATTAAAAACCTAAAATTGTCACATCCTAATTCAACTGATCATATAAAACCACTACattataatgacaataataaaatgtataataaaTTATCACAACGATATATATCATATATTGATAAAACACCATTAACACATCATACAAAATCAGACTCACGAATGATAAATATCATTGAAATTAGCATTATATGTGGTGTATTTTTAACTgggtattttgtttatcattattcCGATAGAATGTATATACCTATCATGAAGTTCTATGCTCATTTAGGTATTAAA GAAGCTCAGAATCGTCTCAGTCAACATTTACTTTATCACGCTAATACCAAAGAACAATATGAAGAAGCTATTTATTGGTTAAAAATATCTGCTATTCAGAATAAAAATCCAATCGCATCATACAACTACGTGATCGCACATTTTAAAGAGCACACTACAGAAAGTAATTTAACAACAAATCAAGTCAATGACTTGCTGGTTCATGCATTGAATAATGGAGTTCCTGAGGCGCAACATTTATTAAATCATTGCAGCAAATTAGAAAATCTAGCCAAATTAAAAAATATTGTATTGTCGGAGGAATCAGGGGACGAATACGAAGAAATCGCTGATTACCTAATATGA